The DNA region AACTTtttagatgattttaaaaatcaattactctttttttttttttgaaactttttatgctacttttttttttcgaattgagATAATACGATATTgatcagatttttttttttccatcaaggtcatatctataaattatatacaaaggTATATGAGAACGTTATACGAAGTTAATAAGATTATTCGACTAACAACGAAACGTGGACGAATCACCGATCTCGCAACTATATCGATTATACTCCACTTATGtatgcctctctctctctctctctctctctctctctctctctctctctcttcctttctgcGTTTCTCTggagtattaaataaatataatttattgcaCATTCGTACCTGTATCATTATGATGCGACATTAAGCTTCTATCTTCGTCAAGCTTCAAATCCTTTTTAtcaatctttcttttaattttttttactagaaaagaatatttcgaaGCTCCCTCCCCAGTGAGTTTCAAGAACCAACCACCCGGTGGAGCGTTAAGCGCCACGATTTCCATCTCGTCTGTGTCGTTTTTTCGTGCCAACAATAACGTTATTGGCACAGTATTATACCATTCGTTGCCTGTTATTTAAAACAGTAAAATGAATGTTCACGATCGACTTGAAGATTACGTTAGTGAATTCGTTCGAACTCGTTtcgatttaaatttcaatcgttAGAATTTCGCTAAATTGtccttgaatttttttatatagttatgATCAATAAAATAGCACGGGCaagatcaaataaaattttgtccgTTTTGTTTATCGACGGGAATAATAGATAATGTGATGATagtgttgttgttcttgttgttgttgttgttgttgttgttgttgttcacAGTGTTAATGATGACGTAAAAATGATGAATTGTGTGAAACGCGATAAAGACACGTCGCTAGTCAATATCATCTCTCAATTTTAGCACGAGATTGCAGCACGAGGTTGACCACGAAAGTAGAAACCGTGTTGCGTGGTTTTGGCCAAGGCAATCATCGGTTTCCTCGTGTTCCATCGGCTTGCATTTCGATgcagtattttttcttttttttttctctaatagcTAACGAGGTTACGATGtcaaagtataaaagaaacgCGTTTacttaaattgttttttttttttttttgttttctaattaTGACGACGAACTTTTTTACCGTTTTATACGAAagcttttcatttaatttactatattattactatgtaTAGTTAGCCAAGAAGccttaaataaacaataaagatCTCGATATGCATGAAAatgtacgattattattattcatagtCAATGGTTATTTTCAGTTTTCTCGTTGgaattttcttatctataCCCGTTAAATATCGCATAATGGTGTTTCGGTGAACAACACGAATTGGCACGAAAAACCAAGTATAGTTTATTATAATCACGAGTTTTCGTATTTTGATGAACGTCATCGGTTATTTTCGTATTACGTTGGAAACGATTACGTTAAATTAGAATGTAACATGTGCTTtacaaatgaaacattttttgtttcaaaaaacacgtaattatatttcttcgttgCTTAACATCttaatcaaaatgataatttatctTACCAATTGGTATTTCAATACCAATGCAGGATAAATTTCCATTCACTACGATATGAatttcgattatcgatttatttacttCGAATTTGATTTCCTCATATCCACTGGAATTTATTCTTTGGATTAATTCTttctagaaataaaataaatatatttgagaaacaatgatttattaattgattaatcctaattaatttcaaattaatgcAATCtcaagataaaattttaagttGTGCtgatcttaaaataatttctagtTGTGCCCTTGAGATGCGCCACAGCCCCGGTCACTTTGATGAAAAACTGTCCATTTATACAAAATGAACAATTTTGActcgaaaaacaaaatacattatattcatTGAAGGAAatcatatcaataataattagtaaggTTTGAAAACTCATTTACAATTCTatcattataacaaaaaaaattcatgaatcATGCAATGagcaaattattttaatcgagcTTAAAGTTGATCTGGAGTGTCCTACAAACCCCGCAAATACAACTAGAGTTGATACAATTTACAAACTTACATCGGGGGTAAAATCCGCATCGTCGTTATAGTTATCGATTATTACTGGATTAAAAAACCTCTCTCGATAATTAGATGTTTCATTGTTCTTCATGTCGTCGCAATGGAGGTCAAGGTGAATCTGAAAAAAATACTCGATGAGTTTACGAATGTTAAATATTGTTCAAACGAGAGTAATCATTTTTACCTTgcaattcttattaataatcttttcccttttttcagCTTTGCTCATTTCACTTAatcttagaaaattttctacaattttaaaaaggaaatattaaaaaaattaacggtaataacaaaagcttttcgatttattattaaacttattcttcttttttctttcttttttttttttgtttttttcttttcttttcttttcttttctttttgcgatAACACACTTTcttattctaaatatatatacaatgatgcagttttttgtttttgtgtaATATCTTAtcgtatttctattttacgTAACTTACTCATACTACACGttcatgataaaataaataatgagtATGTTTTCAACAGATAATCGCATCATTCATGttgatgaatataaaaaaaaatgaaagaattactATTTTGAAACATCATAATATTGACTATCATTATAATGATAGTTACGTGAATATGcgtattcattattttttttttaggaatgatcttttatattcgtttcaaaagatatcgttagaattattaaaaatcttaccCGTTGTTTGTTTTACAAATTTTGTGGATTTATCGATGAGGTTGATGCGAAGAAAAggatctttttcctttttgaccTGAAGTAGCTCATTTGTCAAACAATACCTTCGAAacatatacattgtatatacattttttgacaaattacattctttatatattatctatgtctattatttttttattaataaaattaaaatgtgaaTGTTATAAATAcctgaaattataattatctttgaaagataataatcttGTTTGAATTATACAACCTATGTCCTTAAAAATACCAATAGTCCTCTTAGTCCAGAATGTTTCAATTTCGATATCCAATGGTTTTCGTTGATAAATTTCTTGAGGAAAAGTTCCTTTCTCGacttcataattttttatcggcACTTCTTTATCAATGAGAATAATTTCTCTCACGTTATCATTGGCACTATAACAatcgtgaaataaataaaatattaataaaattatattaacgattgaCGATTCCATCGAGATGACTTCTCACTAACAAGCTAAACGAAAAACTCTTCGTAAAAATTGAACGACTTGCTTATAAAGTTTCACTTTTGTTCGTTTACAAAAGGGTAATACTTTTGCGATAaggtagatatatacgtaaaagtaAATCTGGGCGTAGACGAGAGTATCATTGCACAATTATCCGTAGTTCTTCCTTCTTGTTGATCCTCCGAATCGATGACGTCAAATTCGTATGTTCGTGTATAGGTGCACTCAGGATTTATCTATGTTGATGAAACAATTCTTTCGCTTATGAGAGGATGatgtagaaaaggaaagtgaagagaagaaaaaaaaaaataactagcCTATCTTTTGACAgagtattatctttttcattggaGACTTACGTCCATTGTATCCTGTCCAATATTGACAATACATGAATAACATATCTAAGAATTCAATCGTAGTTATATATTTAGGCTAGtgatagtaaaaaatatatgaaatataaaatgttaaaaagatcttaaggaatattaaaaaattcttttgacAAGTTATGAGTTATATATGCGAATATCGAAAGTAGATAAAAAACATATGAGAAATGAATTTCACCGAGCAAAGTGATGATCACTTTTTCCAAATGGAACGCTTTTACTTTGAGGAAAGTTGAAAATGGTATAGTATGATCTaacgttcattttcttttttttctttttttttctttttttttttttttttttttttatatatatatagatactgaGCTAGACAACTTCGTGGGACAGGAGTCTAATCAGTCTCAGGACTCGTCGGTGAGGCGGACAGTTACGAAGAACGAATTAGAACTTAAGAATTCTTTAAGTTCAGAGGAGTCAAAGGTGTCGACGAATCAGCCAGCGAAACAAGGTTACTTCACATCGATTCTCTCGTCTTTACCGAACTTGTCCTTGTCTTCGACCAAACCTGATTCCTCGGGAAGTCGAGGGAATCAAAGAGTCGAAGTCGCTACTGACAAACAGGATACGAATTCTTACGGTGTATCTCAAAATCGCCATGGTTCATTACCGGAAACGTCGTCGTTCTTAGCGGTTAATCCTCACGATCCTTACGGTGGAAACCAATCAGGATCTGGTGAGGTTAATGTAGGAGTGACAACTTTTGTAGCTCCTCCACAACCAACTCTTCCACCAACAGTACCGATTTCAACAGGCGGTAAATTTTAAGTTCCGAcatttttacttatattttttattaatttaagaacGTCTTTATGGATGAATCattcgtaaatttatttttaggtCCAGTTTCTTATCGACTTGGCAATCAGCGACGTTTAAAATACGCTCCACCTCCTGACTTAACATCAAACACTACGAAACAATATTCGAATCCATCTGTACAAGCTCTGCTATCATCTTCAAACGTACCAGCACCGTCAAGTATATTAAATCCAAATGCAGTGACAATTGAACAGCAGGTTTCGAACAGTAGCCCTCCACCATCGCAAACTTCTGTAATCTCTCCTTCGGAACAGCTCGTAACACCGGAACAACTTTCACAAAGTACGTCCCTTCATGGATCGTTTAGATCCAGTCCTTCAACAATAGGAGCATTCAACAATTCTAGCGTGGTTTCTCAAAGTCAAAATTCTTTCGGTGAAAGTTCTTTTACAACCGGCCCACCCGGACATCCAGTTTCTTCATCGAGGTCGATACCTCCACGAAATTTAGATCCCGCCACACCTCAAAATACTCCGGCTAAcgcttcctcttctttcggTTTTTATATCAATCAGCCGGATTCATTTATGCGACCTGGATCAACATCTTATAGcgagaaagagcaagaaacCACGGACAATAGATATATCCATAATCAAGATATTTATAAGCCAGGATCGGCCAATACAACTTTGGATGTTTCAAAGACACAATCGCTTGTATCTCCAGTAATTAATACGTTCAGACCTATTTCAGCAGCTAAAGTGACAGAAAAATTAGAACATTTCTTGGCTGAGCAAAAGGAAGGATCACCATCCGGTGTTTCGTCGGATTTTTCTTCCGAAGTAACTAATATAACATCACAAATTGGAACTGAGGTAAAGACTCCTACCGATTTGCAAAGTATACTTCAATCTTCTAGCAAATCAAACGAggatttgaataaaataaaatcgagtaACGAATCATCGAACGTCGACTTATCTTTATCCGATATACCTTTGAATAAAAACTccttcgataatattaattcatctgaaaatattcaagattttaaagcaatacaaaatattacgtTGGACACACAAACTAATAAATTAGATCCAATCCCTCAAGAACAACTTAATCAGACGCAATCATTGTCTGCTTTACCTTTGGACAATATTTTCCTAGAGAAAACATCGGAATCAACTGTAAATTTAAATCCTGGATCGATTCAAGAAGAATCCAAATCAAGCTCCGAACCCGTTGGTCCATCTTTAAGTGCGTTTTTTGAACCAGTaaacaataaaacaaagtaTCCTTCGTTTCATCCTCAACAAAGTGATAAcggtataaattttaataaagtatCAAATATCGATCCATATAAGAAACAAGAATATCCTACTTTTAATCAACAATCAACAAATACTACATTAGCAATTCCCCAACCAATTTGGAACCCTAATCAAAACAATTCAGCACATGACGATCAAGTTCCACAACCTCCTCAATTTTATAATCCTGCACAGTTAATGGGCGAAGCTTACAAATATCAATATCCTGgaagtatatatgtaccaaCGACCGATTCTGTATTTAATAGTCAAACGCACACATTTGTTGCTCAATCTTCGAAATCGGAAGAATCTCGAAACGTTGTTCCcaataacgattttatatatgcacAACTTTCGTATTCTATGGCTACAACAATACCGGAATCTACAGGGTCTGCTACACTTAGTCCAATTCAATTAACAGCAAGTCCATTAAGTGGTCGTACGACACCAGACGGTATACCTCAGAGTCTTCAAAACTtggtaaattattaatttttttttttttttttttttttttttttttttttttttttttttacgaaaattatagaaaaaatactttcgttttatctatgataataattaatcatattgACTTGCAGGCTCTTGGTATTCCAACAGGACGAATGCAGTACAGAGCGATATATCATCACTGGTTCTATCGTAAGGAGGTGGAAAATAAAGTACTATGGCTTCCGTTTTCTATGCAGGATAGTTTGCGACTGGAAGATGTACACAATTCTAGTGAGATCACTACTGAGACTACAGTAGCTACCGATGGTGGTCGTTATGACGTAGATATTCTCAGACGTCAAAGGTCTCCTGTTTACTGGACGGGACCTTCGACCGAAGTGAGAAGATGTTCTTGGTTTTACAAAGGACCGTCAGAATCGAGATATATCCCTTACGAGGAGAGTATAGCCGCAAAGCttgaagaagaatataaacatGCTTGTATCACGCTTTCTTGGAATCGGCGGATCGATCTAAATAAtggagaatatattatttttcatagtgCAAACGTACAAATGCATTACTTGCAACCAAATTCTCCAGATGCTAGTGCCTCTTGGTCTACTACCACTGTatgtatttcttaatttttttttcttttttttttttttttcttttatatacactACAATTgcgacaaaaacaaaaaacatttAGTACGTTATACATTACACATTACTATATGTGCGTGTACGTGTCGCTATTTAGCTTACACACAaacattcgttattattaaaaaaaaaaaaaaaacattgctTTACTTTATAAGCTTCTgcaatatcattatatttttatttctttcctcttgtgttatttattatgcacacaaaatcttatttttattattcttgtatTGGAGAATAACGCACGCATGGTTTTGTTTGAAGTATTTAATCGTAATTTCTGCAGGACTCAGAGGACGGATATTTGCAGGGTGGAGGTGCTAGACCACGAGTAATTAAAAGAGGTGTCGATGAATTTACTATAGACGAAGGTGAACCAGAGAAAGTCgatcatcttcttttcttggtTCATGGTATAGGAAGTGTTTGCGATTTGAAATTTAGAACCGTCGAAGAAGTTGGTTGGTATTAAAGAACTAGTAAATCTGTTAGAATCGAATAGTATAAATTctctattgattttattttgtattttagtTGACGAGTTCCGCAGTATATCATTGCAATTAGTGCAATCACATTACCGCACTGCCAGCGAACAAGGAATCGTAAATAGAGTAGAAGTTTTACCAATTTCATGGCATACGACTTTACATTCTGATACTGGGATTGATAAAAAGTTAAAGGCTATTACTTTGGAAAGTATACCAAAGTTACGACATTTTACAAATGATACTTTGCTCGATATACTTTTCTACACTAGCCCGATATATTGTCAAACGATCATGCAAACGGTTGGAAACGAGTTGAAtagattgtatatattattcaagGAACGGAATCAAGACTTCAAAGGGGAAGTTTATTTGGGTGGTCATTCTTTGGGTAGTTTGATAATGTTTGATTTATTGTGTCATCAGAAACCTCTGGCGGCAGAGGAGGTTGAAGGGGAAAAAGATGTCGAAGTTAACAGTGAGACAGGAGTGGTAAATTTTACCGATGATATtgtattaatgatttataagaagctttttaacgtcatttatttatttatttttttttttttctttttgtaggaaaatgaaaatattggtCCTATACAACCATTGCCAGCACCGATTTTAAAAAGGCGTCTCAGTAAAAAAATTAGTTATGTAATGGGTGCTGCTGGAACTGGACAACCTTATATACATTATCCTCAATTAAACTTTCATCCACGTGCTTTCTTTGCTTTCGGTAGTCCAATTGGTATGTTCGTAACGGTTCGAGGCATCGATACGCTTGGGGAAAACTTCGTCTTACCCACTTGTCCAGCTTTCTTCAATATATTCCATCCATTTGACCCGGTTGCTTATAGAGTGGAGTCTCTCATTAATCCAGAAGCTCATAAATATCGGCCCATGTTAATACCACATCATAAAGGCAGGAAGAGAATGCATTTGGGTAGGTGACAATTAAATTTCTCCAAGTAAAAATTATAGTGGCATGATATATACTGTGAATTAAATCGTATTAACAGTAAGCTGATTCATTTTAGAATTGAAAGAAACGATGGCACGAGTGGGAGCTGATCTGAAACAGAAATTGATCGATTCCGTTAGGAATACGTGGAATTCCGTTTATCAACTCGCACATTTTCATAAACCAGATAATAATACTCTCGAGCGAGAGATCGATAAGGTCGTCGAGGAACAATTACAGCAGTCACCGAGTATGCCAGAACAACAGAAtaatggtgatgatggtggcgatgatataaaaataggaAATTTGAATGGTGGTCGACGTATAGATTATGTTCTCCAAGAAGCACCATTCGAATATATCAACGAGTATATTTTTGCTTTAACGAGTCACGTTTGTTATTGGTTAGTGCAGAAATACGTagagttctttttttaataccatctcaagaatattttttacaatcattattcttttcattttaggGAATCTGAAGATACTatgttaatgatattaaaagaaatttatggaTCGATGGGTATACAAACTGATGCTCAACTTCCTCAACAAACTTTA from Vespa velutina chromosome 3, iVesVel2.1, whole genome shotgun sequence includes:
- the LOC124947716 gene encoding uncharacterized protein LOC124947716 isoform X2 yields the protein MSGTSRKVKNPLLSAAGMGSPFEYYSENALLVPVTPATPAVLRDDTELDNFVGQESNQSQDSSVRRTVTKNELELKNSLSSEESKVSTNQPAKQGYFTSILSSLPNLSLSSTKPDSSGSRGNQRVEVATDKQDTNSYGVSQNRHGSLPETSSFLAVNPHDPYGGNQSGSGEVNVGVTTFVAPPQPTLPPTVPISTGGPVSYRLGNQRRLKYAPPPDLTSNTTKQYSNPSVQALLSSSNVPAPSSILNPNAVTIEQQVSNSSPPPSQTSVISPSEQLVTPEQLSQSTSLHGSFRSSPSTIGAFNNSSVVSQSQNSFGESSFTTGPPGHPVSSSRSIPPRNLDPATPQNTPANASSSFGFYINQPDSFMRPGSTSYSEKEQETTDNRYIHNQDIYKPGSANTTLDVSKTQSLVSPVINTFRPISAAKVTEKLEHFLAEQKEGSPSGVSSDFSSEVTNITSQIGTEVKTPTDLQSILQSSSKSNEDLNKIKSSNESSNVDLSLSDIPLNKNSFDNINSSENIQDFKAIQNITLDTQTNKLDPIPQEQLNQTQSLSALPLDNIFLEKTSESTVNLNPGSIQEESKSSSEPVGPSLSAFFEPVNNKTKYPSFHPQQSDNGINFNKVSNIDPYKKQEYPTFNQQSTNTTLAIPQPIWNPNQNNSAHDDQVPQPPQFYNPAQLMGEAYKYQYPGSIYVPTTDSVFNSQTHTFVAQSSKSEESRNVVPNNDFIYAQLSYSMATTIPESTGSATLSPIQLTASPLSGRTTPDGIPQSLQNLALGIPTGRMQYRAIYHHWFYRKEVENKVLWLPFSMQDSLRLEDVHNSSEITTETTVATDGGRYDVDILRRQRSPVYWTGPSTEVRRCSWFYKGPSESRYIPYEESIAAKLEEEYKHACITLSWNRRIDLNNGEYIIFHSANVQMHYLQPNSPDASASWSTTTGGGARPRVIKRGVDEFTIDEGEPEKVDHLLFLVHGIGSVCDLKFRTVEEVVDEFRSISLQLVQSHYRTASEQGIVNRVEVLPISWHTTLHSDTGIDKKLKAITLESIPKLRHFTNDTLLDILFYTSPIYCQTIMQTVGNELNRLYILFKERNQDFKGEVYLGGHSLGSLIMFDLLCHQKPLAAEEVEGEKDVEVNSETGVENENIGPIQPLPAPILKRRLSKKISYVMGAAGTGQPYIHYPQLNFHPRAFFAFGSPIGMFVTVRGIDTLGENFVLPTCPAFFNIFHPFDPVAYRVESLINPEAHKYRPMLIPHHKGRKRMHLELKETMARVGADLKQKLIDSVRNTWNSVYQLAHFHKPDNNTLEREIDKVVEEQLQQSPSMPEQQNNGDDGGDDIKIGNLNGGRRIDYVLQEAPFEYINEYIFALTSHVCYWESEDTMLMILKEIYGSMGIQTDAQLPQQTLSIERPPPSLSSSTSGSVKNDSTVPVIGIDPTAPISNKTIGPPPTTGFVRKS
- the LOC124947716 gene encoding uncharacterized protein LOC124947716 isoform X1; the protein is MSGTSRKVKNPLLSAAGMGSPFEYYSENALLVPVTPATPAVLRDDTELDNFVGQESNQSQDSSVRRTVTKNELELKNSLSSEESKVSTNQPAKQGYFTSILSSLPNLSLSSTKPDSSGSRGNQRVEVATDKQDTNSYGVSQNRHGSLPETSSFLAVNPHDPYGGNQSGSGEVNVGVTTFVAPPQPTLPPTVPISTGGPVSYRLGNQRRLKYAPPPDLTSNTTKQYSNPSVQALLSSSNVPAPSSILNPNAVTIEQQVSNSSPPPSQTSVISPSEQLVTPEQLSQSTSLHGSFRSSPSTIGAFNNSSVVSQSQNSFGESSFTTGPPGHPVSSSRSIPPRNLDPATPQNTPANASSSFGFYINQPDSFMRPGSTSYSEKEQETTDNRYIHNQDIYKPGSANTTLDVSKTQSLVSPVINTFRPISAAKVTEKLEHFLAEQKEGSPSGVSSDFSSEVTNITSQIGTEVKTPTDLQSILQSSSKSNEDLNKIKSSNESSNVDLSLSDIPLNKNSFDNINSSENIQDFKAIQNITLDTQTNKLDPIPQEQLNQTQSLSALPLDNIFLEKTSESTVNLNPGSIQEESKSSSEPVGPSLSAFFEPVNNKTKYPSFHPQQSDNGINFNKVSNIDPYKKQEYPTFNQQSTNTTLAIPQPIWNPNQNNSAHDDQVPQPPQFYNPAQLMGEAYKYQYPGSIYVPTTDSVFNSQTHTFVAQSSKSEESRNVVPNNDFIYAQLSYSMATTIPESTGSATLSPIQLTASPLSGRTTPDGIPQSLQNLALGIPTGRMQYRAIYHHWFYRKEVENKVLWLPFSMQDSLRLEDVHNSSEITTETTVATDGGRYDVDILRRQRSPVYWTGPSTEVRRCSWFYKGPSESRYIPYEESIAAKLEEEYKHACITLSWNRRIDLNNGEYIIFHSANVQMHYLQPNSPDASASWSTTTDSEDGYLQGGGARPRVIKRGVDEFTIDEGEPEKVDHLLFLVHGIGSVCDLKFRTVEEVVDEFRSISLQLVQSHYRTASEQGIVNRVEVLPISWHTTLHSDTGIDKKLKAITLESIPKLRHFTNDTLLDILFYTSPIYCQTIMQTVGNELNRLYILFKERNQDFKGEVYLGGHSLGSLIMFDLLCHQKPLAAEEVEGEKDVEVNSETGVENENIGPIQPLPAPILKRRLSKKISYVMGAAGTGQPYIHYPQLNFHPRAFFAFGSPIGMFVTVRGIDTLGENFVLPTCPAFFNIFHPFDPVAYRVESLINPEAHKYRPMLIPHHKGRKRMHLELKETMARVGADLKQKLIDSVRNTWNSVYQLAHFHKPDNNTLEREIDKVVEEQLQQSPSMPEQQNNGDDGGDDIKIGNLNGGRRIDYVLQEAPFEYINEYIFALTSHVCYWESEDTMLMILKEIYGSMGIQTDAQLPQQTLSIERPPPSLSSSTSGSVKNDSTVPVIGIDPTAPISNKTIGPPPTTGFVRKS